A section of the Hirschia baltica ATCC 49814 genome encodes:
- a CDS encoding TrkH family potassium uptake protein, whose translation MKLRPLLYAMGLMTLGLGLFMLPCVVADLEADRDEWRIFFLLSIASITLGGVMALSARVEKVPIRTHDAFVLTVLLWVVLVFVASGPFFIGFGMSFTDAVFESMSGLTTTGATIMTGIENYPPSLHLWRSLLHWIGGIGIIVTAIAILPSLRLGGMQLFHLESSDTSEKFLPRIGEIALQTTYVYLGLTVICAGLYRLTGMSGFVSITMAMSTVSTGGFAVTDASFAPYVEGHADIVAMIFMSICSMPFALMVIALHGKWKLVIKDPQPLVWCCFAIAGSVIMAMYIAYHQEVEVGPEGTLRMVAFNVISILSGTGFGTEDFNTWGPFPATIFILMMFLGGTAGSASCGLKTFRVHIAFKAMISYTKQMIRPNQISPVRYAGKRVEETTLQSIMIFVFLFLASFAVLTCGLAMTGLDPLTAISAAAATICNVGPGLGEIVGPAGTFQPLPDAAKWMCITAMLLGRLELISIFVILSPSFWRN comes from the coding sequence ATGAAACTCAGGCCATTATTATACGCCATGGGATTGATGACGCTGGGGCTTGGCCTGTTCATGCTGCCCTGTGTTGTTGCCGACCTTGAAGCAGACCGGGACGAATGGCGAATATTCTTTCTTCTCTCTATCGCCTCGATCACGCTTGGCGGTGTGATGGCCTTATCTGCTCGCGTCGAGAAAGTGCCAATTCGAACGCATGATGCCTTTGTATTGACGGTATTGTTATGGGTCGTCCTTGTGTTTGTTGCTTCCGGCCCATTCTTTATTGGCTTTGGAATGAGCTTCACAGATGCTGTTTTCGAGAGCATGTCTGGCCTGACAACCACTGGTGCCACCATCATGACAGGGATTGAAAACTACCCACCCAGCCTGCATTTATGGCGATCACTTCTGCACTGGATTGGCGGTATTGGAATTATCGTCACGGCCATCGCCATTTTGCCGTCCCTTCGCTTGGGGGGAATGCAGTTATTTCACCTTGAAAGTTCGGATACATCAGAGAAATTTCTGCCTCGCATTGGAGAAATTGCCCTACAAACAACCTATGTTTATCTGGGACTTACGGTAATATGCGCGGGGCTTTATCGCCTGACTGGCATGAGCGGATTTGTGTCTATCACCATGGCGATGTCCACAGTATCTACGGGTGGTTTTGCTGTCACCGATGCTAGTTTTGCACCATATGTTGAAGGTCATGCGGATATTGTCGCGATGATTTTCATGTCGATTTGTTCCATGCCATTCGCATTAATGGTGATTGCACTTCATGGAAAATGGAAGCTTGTGATCAAAGATCCCCAGCCCTTGGTCTGGTGCTGTTTTGCAATAGCAGGTTCGGTCATTATGGCGATGTATATTGCCTACCATCAGGAAGTTGAGGTCGGGCCTGAAGGCACGCTAAGAATGGTGGCGTTCAATGTCATTTCTATTCTCTCAGGCACAGGATTTGGGACTGAAGACTTCAATACATGGGGGCCTTTTCCAGCTACTATATTTATCTTAATGATGTTTTTGGGTGGAACTGCTGGTTCAGCATCATGTGGATTGAAAACCTTCCGCGTTCACATCGCTTTTAAAGCCATGATTTCCTATACCAAGCAAATGATACGGCCTAACCAAATTTCTCCAGTGCGGTATGCTGGAAAGCGCGTCGAGGAAACGACACTTCAATCCATTATGATTTTCGTATTTCTGTTTTTGGCATCTTTTGCAGTGTTAACCTGCGGGCTCGCCATGACTGGATTAGACCCACTCACAGCCATTTCAGCAGCAGCAGCGACGATATGTAATGTCGGCCCTGGGCTGGGTGAAATCGTTGGGCCAGCAGGAACTTTTCAGCCCCTGCCGGACGCCGCGAAATGGATGTGTATCACCGCCATGCTACTTGGACGATTAGAACTCATCTCCATTTTTGTTATTCTCTCGCCTTCATTCTGGCGAAATTAA
- a CDS encoding ABC transporter permease: MVDNVAVVENKSAEFQNLAETGVIARPRQFGAFNWIGLKTLYKREVSRFLKVGMQTLLAPVVSALLFMAIFKLAFPDRGDVGGVPFGDFIAPGIIMMAIMNNAFQNTSSSITIAKVQGNTTDFLMAPLSSLELALGFLAGGASRGLLVGGVTLVCIGLLGVADISLHSIPAFLFYSVTASFMMAAIGLLGGIWAEKFDHLAAVTNFVILPLTMLSGTFYPITVFSEPFETMSHFNPFFHLIDGFRYAFTGSSDGSLMVGIVASLVLAVVLCGVCWAVLRSGYKMKA; encoded by the coding sequence ATGGTAGATAACGTAGCTGTTGTTGAGAATAAGAGTGCAGAGTTTCAGAATTTGGCGGAAACGGGCGTCATTGCGCGCCCTCGTCAGTTCGGTGCTTTTAACTGGATCGGTCTAAAAACCCTTTATAAAAGAGAAGTCAGTCGATTTTTAAAAGTCGGTATGCAGACGCTTTTGGCCCCTGTGGTGTCGGCGCTTTTGTTTATGGCTATTTTCAAACTAGCTTTTCCAGATCGCGGTGATGTTGGTGGTGTTCCTTTTGGAGACTTTATCGCGCCGGGTATTATCATGATGGCGATCATGAATAATGCATTTCAGAATACATCCTCTTCAATTACGATTGCGAAAGTTCAAGGAAATACCACTGATTTCCTTATGGCACCGCTTTCTTCTTTAGAATTAGCACTTGGATTTTTAGCCGGCGGTGCCTCTCGTGGGCTATTGGTTGGCGGTGTGACTTTGGTGTGTATTGGTCTGCTTGGTGTTGCCGATATCTCTCTGCATTCCATTCCCGCTTTTCTATTTTATTCCGTGACCGCATCATTTATGATGGCTGCAATTGGCTTGCTGGGCGGAATCTGGGCAGAAAAATTTGACCATCTTGCAGCGGTTACCAACTTTGTTATCTTACCGCTCACTATGCTTTCGGGTACATTTTACCCTATTACGGTGTTTTCAGAGCCATTTGAAACCATGTCGCATTTTAACCCGTTTTTCCATTTGATTGACGGCTTTCGCTATGCCTTCACAGGCTCATCAGATGGCTCTCTTATGGTTGGGATAGTGGCTTCTTTAGTGCTTGCAGTGGTGCTTTGTGGTGTGTGTTGGGCTGTCTTGCGATCTGGCTATAAGATGAAAGCCTAA
- a CDS encoding GcrA family cell cycle regulator encodes MAWTEERVTELKKLWAEGHSASQIAKQLGGVTRNAVIGKVHRLGLSGRATPSRPVKRPPRLARPKPQVTQPIAATAKPASSPNRTPKESLPALPSRMAPAAYVKPKRLGNGDMVTVMTVSDSMCKWPIGDPADPDFGFCGHSSDGDSPYCSEHAKLAFQPSKRKRTNTYGQATRMAG; translated from the coding sequence ATGGCGTGGACAGAAGAACGTGTAACTGAGCTAAAAAAGCTTTGGGCCGAAGGTCACAGTGCAAGTCAAATAGCGAAACAATTGGGCGGCGTAACGCGCAATGCTGTTATTGGAAAAGTACACAGACTAGGACTTTCAGGACGAGCAACACCTTCACGCCCAGTTAAGCGTCCACCACGTTTGGCGCGTCCAAAGCCGCAAGTAACGCAACCGATTGCAGCAACAGCAAAACCGGCAAGCTCACCAAACAGAACTCCAAAAGAGTCTCTACCTGCTCTACCATCGCGCATGGCACCAGCAGCTTATGTGAAACCAAAACGCCTTGGAAATGGCGACATGGTCACTGTGATGACTGTATCTGACTCAATGTGCAAATGGCCAATCGGGGACCCAGCAGATCCAGATTTTGGTTTCTGTGGACACTCTTCAGATGGCGATTCACCCTATTGCTCAGAACATGCAAAGCTTGCTTTCCAACCATCAAAGCGCAAGCGCACTAACACGTATGGACAAGCCACTCGCATGGCCGGCTAG
- a CDS encoding aspartate aminotransferase family protein translates to MREAMMPVYAPPEVVFERGEGLRLYSSEGREYLDFIAGISVNCLGHAHPKLVKTLQEQSEKLWHISNMFRVPEGERLAERYTADTFADRVFFTNSGTEAIECAIKTARKYQYVSGKEDKYRIISFEGSFHGRTLGAVNAGANPNYREGFGPAMEGFTHLPFDDVDAFNEAMGDDVAAVLIEPVQGEGGCREVPEAFLKLLREKCDEFGALLIYDEVQCGAGRTGKLFAYEWFTDVEPDIVTVAKGVGGGFPLGACLTTEEAAKGMQPGSHGSTYGGNPMAMAVGNAVWDELTSDGFLENVQRVSGVLTQSLSSLIDRYPDLVDGLRGKGLLRGIALKIDPMAIRKKALEKGLIIGTAGGNVVRLAPPLIATDEDVLKAVSLIDECLAEVQADTQGESSS, encoded by the coding sequence ATGCGTGAAGCTATGATGCCCGTATATGCTCCCCCTGAAGTCGTTTTCGAACGCGGCGAAGGCTTGCGACTATACTCATCAGAGGGACGAGAATATCTAGATTTTATTGCAGGTATCTCGGTTAATTGTCTGGGCCATGCGCATCCAAAACTTGTAAAGACCCTTCAGGAACAATCTGAAAAACTATGGCATATTTCAAATATGTTCCGCGTACCCGAAGGGGAACGTTTAGCTGAGCGCTATACTGCTGATACGTTTGCTGATCGTGTGTTTTTTACAAACTCAGGAACAGAAGCTATTGAATGTGCGATTAAGACAGCGCGCAAATATCAATATGTGAGCGGCAAAGAAGACAAATACCGTATTATCTCGTTTGAGGGCTCTTTCCACGGACGCACACTTGGTGCTGTGAATGCGGGTGCTAACCCAAATTATCGTGAAGGTTTTGGTCCAGCCATGGAAGGCTTTACGCATCTGCCATTTGATGATGTTGATGCTTTCAATGAAGCTATGGGCGATGATGTCGCTGCTGTTCTTATCGAGCCTGTGCAAGGCGAGGGCGGTTGCCGCGAAGTGCCAGAGGCATTCTTGAAACTCCTTCGTGAAAAGTGCGATGAGTTTGGCGCATTGCTTATCTATGATGAAGTTCAGTGCGGTGCTGGCCGTACCGGTAAATTGTTTGCTTATGAATGGTTTACGGATGTTGAGCCCGACATCGTAACTGTTGCCAAAGGTGTCGGTGGTGGTTTTCCTTTGGGAGCTTGTCTAACAACAGAAGAAGCTGCCAAAGGCATGCAGCCGGGGTCACATGGTTCAACATATGGCGGAAACCCAATGGCAATGGCCGTTGGTAATGCTGTCTGGGATGAGCTGACAAGTGATGGGTTTCTAGAAAACGTTCAGCGTGTTTCTGGTGTGTTGACGCAATCCTTGTCTAGCCTAATTGATCGCTATCCTGATCTTGTCGATGGCCTACGAGGTAAAGGTCTGTTGCGCGGTATTGCGCTTAAAATTGATCCAATGGCTATTCGCAAAAAGGCATTGGAAAAAGGACTGATTATCGGAACCGCAGGCGGCAATGTTGTGCGTCTTGCGCCGCCATTGATCGCAACAGATGAAGACGTGTTGAAGGCCGTTAGCCTGATTGATGAATGTTTGGCTGAAGTGCAGGCTGACACACAAGGGGAGAGTTCGTCATGA
- the argF gene encoding ornithine carbamoyltransferase — translation MSVRHFLDIFPLPASELRAILDNAKSRKNARAGMPKGSVDPDAVLAGYTLAMIFEKSSTRTRLSFDMGIRQLGGTSIVLNAADMQLGRGETIEDTSRVLSRMIDAVMIRANSHADVEAFAAVSDVPVINGLTNTSHPCQIMADLQTLEEHGLDLKGARIAWVGDGNNVAASFAHAAPKFGFSLALGTPQGYELPEIDIERGRQEQGRIDIYNDPAEAVAGADVVVADTFVSMGDTDADKRLKDLMPFQVTQDLMDKANGGAKFLHCLPAHRGEEVAAEVIDGSASLIFDEAENRLHAQKAVLEWCLKS, via the coding sequence ATGAGCGTTCGCCACTTTCTAGATATATTCCCGCTTCCCGCTTCTGAGCTTCGTGCTATTTTGGACAATGCCAAATCACGTAAAAATGCGCGCGCTGGTATGCCTAAAGGCAGTGTAGATCCTGATGCTGTGTTGGCTGGCTACACATTAGCTATGATCTTTGAAAAAAGCTCGACACGTACGCGTCTTTCTTTTGATATGGGCATACGTCAGCTTGGCGGGACATCTATTGTACTTAACGCAGCAGACATGCAGCTTGGGCGTGGGGAAACAATTGAAGATACGTCACGCGTGTTATCGCGTATGATCGATGCGGTGATGATCCGTGCAAACAGTCATGCAGATGTTGAAGCATTTGCTGCTGTTTCTGATGTGCCTGTCATTAATGGGCTGACGAACACATCTCACCCTTGCCAGATCATGGCTGACCTTCAGACACTTGAAGAGCATGGCCTTGATCTTAAAGGCGCTCGTATTGCTTGGGTTGGCGATGGCAATAATGTTGCGGCGAGTTTTGCGCATGCTGCGCCGAAATTTGGCTTCTCTCTCGCACTTGGTACGCCTCAAGGGTATGAGCTTCCAGAAATAGATATTGAGCGTGGGCGTCAAGAACAAGGCCGCATTGATATTTACAATGACCCTGCCGAAGCTGTTGCAGGCGCTGATGTTGTTGTCGCTGATACATTTGTATCTATGGGCGACACGGATGCTGATAAGCGCCTGAAGGATTTAATGCCTTTTCAAGTCACGCAAGACTTGATGGATAAAGCCAATGGCGGCGCGAAATTCCTGCATTGTCTACCAGCTCACCGTGGTGAAGAAGTGGCGGCTGAGGTTATTGATGGTTCCGCCTCGCTTATCTTTGATGAAGCGGAAAATCGCCTTCATGCACAAAAAGCCGTGCTTGAATGGTGTTTGAAGAGCTAA
- the hslO gene encoding Hsp33 family molecular chaperone HslO: MTQFTSTHIASPTGDIDTVSSFQLENATVRGRVTKLGDMTIDSILKRHDYPLWAAQILGEALALAVMTAATVKVDGRIMVQAEGDGPIKLLVAEARTDGDVRGYVRLNDEKWTALVETFKDGKPKVPDLIGEGVMGLIIIQDQENTTPYQGIVPIEGDTLAECAQHYFNQSEQIPTRVRLAVEQIAEEGGTVRWRVGGMIIQKVAGDDARGDTEEEWDTARAYFDTLSDEELTSETLASSGLLYRLFHEEGVRLELPITLQDKCPCSAERFKTTLAAMPKSEVLYLAKDEDELVADCQFCGRIYRIPTEDVLKLQL, from the coding sequence ATGACTCAATTTACTTCAACACATATTGCGTCGCCAACTGGCGACATAGATACCGTTTCTAGCTTCCAGTTGGAAAACGCGACGGTTCGCGGTCGTGTCACCAAGCTTGGTGATATGACAATTGACAGCATTTTAAAGCGTCATGATTATCCGTTATGGGCTGCGCAGATATTAGGTGAGGCGTTAGCATTAGCTGTGATGACAGCAGCCACGGTGAAGGTCGATGGCCGGATCATGGTGCAAGCTGAAGGCGATGGCCCAATCAAATTGCTGGTGGCCGAAGCACGCACGGATGGTGATGTGCGTGGCTATGTGCGCCTAAATGACGAAAAGTGGACCGCGCTTGTCGAGACGTTTAAGGATGGGAAGCCTAAAGTTCCTGATCTTATCGGTGAGGGTGTTATGGGGCTGATCATCATTCAAGATCAGGAAAACACAACGCCTTATCAGGGTATAGTGCCGATCGAAGGTGATACGCTGGCGGAATGTGCGCAGCATTATTTTAATCAGTCAGAACAAATCCCAACACGCGTGCGACTTGCTGTTGAGCAAATTGCAGAAGAAGGTGGAACTGTTCGCTGGCGTGTCGGCGGTATGATTATCCAGAAAGTTGCTGGTGATGATGCAAGGGGCGATACTGAAGAGGAATGGGACACAGCGCGTGCCTATTTCGACACCTTAAGTGATGAAGAGCTTACGTCCGAAACATTAGCTTCTTCTGGATTATTGTATCGTTTATTCCATGAAGAAGGTGTGCGCCTAGAATTGCCAATCACCCTTCAGGATAAATGCCCATGTTCTGCTGAACGGTTTAAAACCACTTTAGCAGCCATGCCAAAATCTGAAGTGCTTTATCTTGCAAAGGATGAGGATGAGCTTGTTGCTGATTGTCAGTTTTGCGGCCGTATCTACCGGATACCCACCGAAGACGTGCTTAAACTTCAGCTTTAA
- the cysK gene encoding cysteine synthase A, with protein MTGTRDYNGVTLDEAGRGRIYGSILETVGNTPLVRVPALSKAEGLECDFLLKLEFFNPMASVKDRIALGMITDMEMTGKLKPGMTLVEPTSGNTGIGLAFVAASKGYHLILTMPESMSIERRKMLTILGAEIVLTPKEKGMGGAIAKANELVESIEGAVMPSQFDNGANPAIHEATTAQEIWRDTDGAVDAVVSGVGTGGTFTGCARYLKAQKPSVQMFAVEPEASPVLSGGEPGPHPLQGIGAGFIPGNMDTSLMDGVVKVANADALGMARRLAHLEGVPVGISSGAAVKAGLEVAKRPEMKGKTIVVIIPSFAERYLSTVLFETPDV; from the coding sequence ATGACAGGTACACGCGATTATAATGGTGTCACATTGGACGAAGCTGGCCGAGGCCGCATATATGGTTCAATTCTTGAAACTGTCGGAAACACGCCTCTGGTACGTGTCCCAGCCCTTTCAAAAGCAGAAGGTCTTGAGTGTGATTTTCTTCTAAAGCTTGAGTTTTTTAACCCGATGGCGAGCGTGAAGGACCGTATTGCTTTGGGTATGATTACCGATATGGAAATGACGGGAAAATTAAAGCCGGGCATGACATTGGTTGAGCCAACATCGGGTAATACAGGTATTGGGCTTGCATTTGTGGCGGCATCTAAAGGTTATCACCTTATTCTGACAATGCCGGAGAGCATGTCGATTGAGCGCCGCAAAATGCTAACAATTCTTGGTGCAGAAATAGTGTTGACGCCAAAAGAAAAAGGCATGGGCGGGGCGATTGCCAAAGCCAATGAGCTGGTTGAAAGCATTGAAGGCGCAGTTATGCCTAGCCAGTTTGACAATGGCGCAAACCCAGCCATCCATGAAGCAACAACAGCTCAAGAAATCTGGCGTGATACAGATGGTGCCGTTGATGCGGTCGTATCTGGTGTCGGAACTGGAGGCACGTTTACAGGTTGTGCGCGTTATTTAAAAGCGCAAAAGCCAAGCGTTCAAATGTTTGCCGTTGAACCTGAAGCAAGTCCGGTCTTGTCAGGTGGCGAACCTGGCCCGCACCCTCTTCAAGGTATCGGTGCCGGCTTTATTCCTGGCAATATGGACACGAGTTTGATGGACGGCGTTGTTAAAGTCGCGAATGCAGATGCACTTGGAATGGCGCGTCGCTTAGCACATCTTGAGGGCGTTCCAGTTGGCATTTCATCCGGTGCTGCGGTGAAAGCAGGGCTTGAAGTTGCAAAACGTCCAGAGATGAAGGGTAAGACGATTGTCGTTATAATTCCTTCATTTGCAGAGCGTTACCTATCAACAGTATTGTTTGAAACACCTGACGTTTAA
- the apaG gene encoding Co2+/Mg2+ efflux protein ApaG: MSQAHTYELETNGVIVRVTPRFLDAESSPKDHRYVWAYSIEIKNLNDHPVQLMTRYWKISDRNGGMQEVEGEGVVGKTPTIEPGKTFQYSSGAPLTAPSGIMQGQFTFDNGSGEDMFVDIPAFSLDSPYDSSRPN, from the coding sequence ATGAGCCAAGCCCATACATATGAGTTAGAAACAAATGGTGTCATCGTTCGGGTGACGCCGCGTTTTCTGGATGCCGAATCCTCTCCCAAGGATCATCGCTATGTCTGGGCCTATTCCATAGAGATTAAAAACCTCAATGATCATCCAGTTCAACTCATGACACGTTATTGGAAGATTTCTGATCGCAATGGCGGTATGCAAGAAGTTGAAGGTGAAGGCGTAGTCGGAAAAACGCCGACAATAGAACCTGGCAAGACCTTCCAATACTCATCTGGTGCGCCGCTAACCGCTCCATCTGGTATAATGCAAGGCCAGTTTACTTTCGACAATGGCAGCGGCGAAGATATGTTCGTCGACATTCCAGCTTTCTCCCTAGATAGCCCTTATGACTCATCGCGACCCAATTAG
- the phoB gene encoding phosphate regulon transcriptional regulator PhoB encodes MTYNFNETPKASGNKHSSTTPYALIVEDEEALVQLLQYNLQSEGYEVGVAMDGEMALLMVEERQPDIVLLDWMLPKLSGIEVCRRLRSRDTTGNLPIIMLTARTEEADRIRGLDTGADDYIVKPFSMTELKARIRAVMRRIRPGLTEDKVVVGDLEVDRTAHKVARAGQQVHLGPTEFRLLDYLIQHPGRVFSRERLLDAVWGSDIYVEARTVDVHVGRLRKALKMEGLVDPIRTVRSAGYALNAGEK; translated from the coding sequence ATGACGTATAATTTTAACGAGACTCCAAAAGCTTCTGGGAATAAGCATTCTTCTACAACGCCTTATGCTTTGATTGTTGAAGATGAAGAGGCGCTAGTTCAATTGCTTCAATATAATCTGCAAAGTGAAGGTTATGAAGTTGGCGTTGCAATGGATGGTGAGATGGCGTTGCTTATGGTTGAAGAGCGCCAGCCAGATATTGTTCTGCTTGATTGGATGTTGCCAAAATTATCTGGTATCGAAGTTTGTCGTCGGTTGCGTAGTCGCGACACCACGGGAAATCTACCCATCATTATGTTGACGGCTCGCACAGAAGAGGCTGATCGTATACGCGGCCTAGATACGGGAGCAGATGATTATATCGTCAAGCCGTTTTCTATGACCGAGCTGAAAGCGCGTATCCGTGCGGTTATGCGCCGTATTCGACCTGGTTTAACAGAAGATAAAGTTGTGGTTGGTGATCTGGAAGTGGATCGGACGGCGCATAAAGTCGCGCGTGCTGGCCAGCAAGTTCACTTGGGCCCAACAGAGTTTCGTTTGCTAGATTATTTGATCCAGCACCCTGGGCGTGTTTTCTCGCGAGAGCGGTTATTGGATGCGGTCTGGGGCTCTGACATATATGTTGAGGCGCGAACTGTTGATGTGCATGTTGGGCGTTTGCGTAAGGCGTTGAAAATGGAGGGGTTAGTTGACCCTATTCGCACTGTGCGTTCTGCTGGCTATGCATTAAATGCGGGCGAAAAATAG